The Vigna unguiculata cultivar IT97K-499-35 chromosome 6, ASM411807v1, whole genome shotgun sequence genome contains a region encoding:
- the LOC114188801 gene encoding ATP synthase gamma chain, chloroplastic — MSCSNLTMLVSSKPSLSDPSNLSFRSVLNPFQLPSQNPTSCTPSRSSSTQVQCGLRELRTRIDSVKNTQKITEAMKLVAAAKVRRAQEAVVNARPFSETLVEVLYNINEQLQTEDVDIPLTKVRPVKKVALVVCTGDRGLCGGFNNAIIKKAESRIKELKELGLEYTVISVGKKGNTYFIRRPYIPVDRFLEGGSLPTAKEAQAIADDVFSLFVSEEVDKVELLYTKFVSLVKSDPVIHTLLPLSPKGEICDINGVCVDAAEDEFFRLTTKEGKLTVERDVVRTKTTDYSPILQFEQDPVQILDALLPLYLNSQILRALQESLASELAARMSAMSNATDNASDLKKKLSIVYNRERQAKITGEILEIVAGANALQ; from the coding sequence ATGTCTTGCTCCAATCTCACAATGCTTGTGTCCTCCAAACCTTCCCTCTCCGACCCCTCCAACCTCTCCTTCCGCTCCGTTCTCAACCCTTTTCAGCTCCCTTCACAAAACCCAACTTCATGCACCCCTTCACGCTCTTCCTCAACCCAAGTTCAGTGTGGTCTCCGAGAGCTCAGAACCCGCATTGATTCTGTCAAAAACACGCAGAAAATCACCGAGGCTATGAAGCTTGTGGCAGCTGCAAAAGTCAGAAGAGCTCAAGAAGCTGTGGTCAACGCAAGACCCTTCTCAGAGACCCTCGTTGAAGTCCTCTACAACATCAACGAGCAGCTCCAAACCGAGGACGTAGACATTCCCCTAACAAAGGTGAGGCCAGTGAAGAAGGTTGCACTTGTCGTGTGCACCGGCGATCGCGGCCTCTGCGGCGGCTTCAACAACGCTATCATAAAGAAAGCTGAGAGTAGAATTAAGGAGTTGAAGGAACTTGGTTTGGAATACACTGTCATAAGTGTCGGCAAAAAGGGTAACACTTATTTCATTCGAAGGCCTTATATACCGGTTGACAGGTTTCTAGAAGGTGGTTCACTTCCAACTGCTAAGGAAGCTCAGGCTATAGCTGATGATGTTTTCTCACTGTTCGTGAGTGAAGAGGTTGACAAAGTGGAGCTTCTGTACACTAAGTTTGTGTCATTGGTGAAGTCAGATCCTGTGATTCACACTTTGCTTCCACTGTCACCAAAGGGAGAGATTTGTGATATCAACGGTGTGTGTGTTGATGCTGCTGAAGATGAGTTCTTCAGGTTGACCACCAAGGAGGGAAAGTTGACCGTGGAGAGAGATGTTGTGAGGACTAAGACTACGGATTACTCACCAATTTTGCAGTTTGAGCAAGACCCAGTTCAGATCCTTGATGCTTTGTTGCCTTTGTATTTGAACAGCCAGATACTGAGGGCCTTGCAGGAGTCTCTGGCCAGTGAACTCGCTGCAAGAATGAGTGCTATGAGCAATGCAACGGACAATGCTTCTGATTTGAAGAAGAAGTTGTCCATTGTCTACAATAGGGAGCGCCAGGCTAAGATCACCGGCGAAATTCTGGAAATCGTGGCTGGTGCCAATGCCTTGCAATAG
- the LOC114187567 gene encoding uncharacterized protein LOC114187567, protein MPLGSNSQSAEVCLAMNQNALSSSDNHGRTLKPEEDKEEGEEEEDEDADFNPFLKETLSQEASSSLSSEVDGLDGNVVTSKPSVGSELSKVTTKEQTCTAVDNEHGEEEIVLQPSGMISLSEMNQVKHNDLTRVADGNGSRTGELSDKTNSRSPVIDVDNEDAICMRTRARYSLASFTLDELETFLQETDDDDDLQNADDEEEYKKFLTAVLQGGDDDLSTHENENLDDDEDNDADFEIELEELLESDAEDNSMVKTRKESDRAGRRPETRQNKRQKVSAQCEKKTLGEVKRPLRPILPNWLNGTLASGKGLVPEASLSFQSSASGNGLVNGFTPLQIGQLHCLIHEHVQLLIQVFSLSVLEPSQKQVASQVQGLLFEMLHKRDEILASKRVPYPTVCFSPSFTCSSVSEEGSKFVQVQSNTEEYGLPQDAHNVLCSQSIQRSSEGLNLQSCFQPAESSFWIPSVRGPVKSILDVSPLHLVRSYTDDINSAAQEFRKRYIESCSDSPVEKEPLFPFSSPVAEANSEISSGTTAKAVNAVSTSPGQQQPKKTLAAMLVESTKKQSIALVPKEVAKLAQRFLALFNPALFPHNPPPAAVVNRILFTDSEDELLALGIMEYNTDWKAIQQRFLPCKSKHQIFVRQKNRCSSKASENPIKAVRRMKTSPLTAEEIACIQEGLKIYKFDWMSVWQYIVPHRDPSLLPRQWRIALGTQKSYKIDESKREKRRLYESQRRKLKAASLESWRAISDKEDCDTEIAGSESMDYSDVPYVHQAFLADWRPDASALGYSERIPTTSGEGNVAHNAFSQNIRFYRGTQDYGLSGKVQYQNGNQSAFPSVSYLPQFFHTTSDLRNGMNGAPSALNPKKPVFNVTSSTKYYCRPYRSRRAHNAHLVKLAPELPPVNLPPSVRVVSQTAFKGFQCGTSKVYPPGGGVAASREDHFASQNHHGEKSENVHPVIGAKPALKDTIRNSQLERSETVEGRSIGVEKGTCTDLEMHPLLFQVTEDGNVPYYPLKFSSGTSSSFSFFSGSQPQLNLSLFHSSQQQSHIDCANKSLKSKNSILRSGGIDFHPLLQKSDDAQSPNFDSNQPESLGTSGVSAIANRYSGLIDKSNELDLEIHLSSVSGREKSVKSRQAKARDPAGSQKTVVISGIAREPLEDSVPHCQQGGENVSASSRGLASSYPLVVPNDNIARYDVNDIGDQSHPEIVMEQEELSDSEEDIEEHVEFECEEMTDSEGEDGSGCEQALDVQNKEVSISSQVDGGLLTNNTALNITLTNEEQDDRSSSSWLSLDSCTAGNPVLSKAMLGHSTSMIGEASASRNFSIGKVVTGETHTIDMVQQPTVGPHVSTTPRKPRKRFGKPKANLNIGLTVERSSNDGNHENG, encoded by the exons ATGCCTTTAGGCTCAAATTCACAGTCAGCGGAAGTTTGCCTTGCAATGAATCAGAATGCACTTTCTTCCTCTGACAACCATGGAAGGACCTTAAAACCTGAGGAGGATAAAGAAGAAGgggaggaggaggaagatgagGATGCAGATTTTAACCCATTTCTAAAGGAAACTCTTTCCCAAGAAGCTTCTTCAAGTTTGAGCTCTGAAGTTGATGGTTTGGATGGTAATGTGGTCACTAGTAAGCCATCTGTAGGTTCAGAGTTATCAAAGGTAACAACTAAGGAGCAAACCTGTACTGCTGTAGATAATGAACATGGCGAGGAGGAAATTGTTTTACAACCTTCTGGTATGATCTCTTTGTCAGAGATGAATCAAGTGAAGCACAATGACCTAACCAGGGTGGCTGATGGCAATGGTTCAAGGACAGGAGAACTAAGTGACAAAACAAATTCTCGAAGTCCTGTAATAGACGTAGACAATGAGGATGCTATCTGTATGCGCACCAGAGCTCGTTATTCACTTGCAAGTTTTACACTTGATGAGCTTGAGACTTTTCTTCAAGAAACTGATGACGATGATGATCTCCAAAATGCTGATGATGAAGAAGagtataaaaaatttttaaCAGCTGTTTTACAGGGCGGGGATGATGATCTTTCAACtcatgaaaatgaaaatcttGATGATGATGAGGATAACGATGCAGACTTCGAGATAGAACTGGAGGAGTTGTTGGAAAGTGATGCTGAAGACAACTCAATGGTTAAAACCCGAAAAGAATCTGATCGAGCTGGACGACGACCTGAGACTAGGCAAAATAAGCGTCAAAAGGTGTCTGCACAATGTGAGAAGAAAACATTAGGAGAAGTCAAGAGGCCACTCCGCCCCATTTTGCCTAATTGGCTGAACGGAACTCTAGCTTCAGGAAAAGGTTTGGTTCCTGAGGCTTCTCTGAGCTTTCAGTCTTCTGCTTCAGGAAATGGTCTTGTCAATGGGTTCACTCCCCTGCAGATTGGTCAGTTGCACTGTTTGATACATGAGCATGTACAACTTCTTATTCAGGTGTTCTCTTTGTCAGTTCTTGAACCTTCCCAAAAACAGGTTGCTTCTCAGGTTCAAGGTTTGCTTTTTGAGATGCTTCACAAACGTGATGAAATATTAGCTTCAAAAAGAGTTCCATATCCCACTGTTTGCTTTTCTCCATCTTTTACATGCTCATCTGTGTCTGAAGAAGGCTCAAAGTTTGTCCAGGTCCAGTCCAATACAGAAGAATATGGTCTTCCACAAGATGCACATAATGTTTTGTGTTCTCAATCAATTCAGAGATCCTCTGAAGGTTTGAACTTGCAAAGCTGTTTCCAACCTGCTGAGAGTTCTTTCTGGATTCCCTCTGTAAGAGGCCCTGTAAAATCTATTTTGGATGTTTCTCCTCTTCATTTAGTAAGAAGCTACACTGATGACATTAATTCCG CTGCCCAAGAGTTTCGAAAGCGATACATTGAGTCTTGTTCCGATTCACCTGTTGAAAAGGAACctctctttcctttttcttcaccAGTTGCTGAAGCTAATAGTGAAATTTCTAGTGGAACCACCGCTAAAGCAGTTAATGCAGTCTCAACTTCACCGGGTCAACAACAACCAAAGAAAACATTGGCTGCTATGCTGGTTGAAAGTACAAAGAAGCAGTCAATTGCTTTGGTGCCGAAGGAAGTTGCAAAGTTAGCTCAAAGATTTTTGGCCTTGTTCAATCCAGCATTATTCCCACATAATCCACCCCCAGCAGCAGTTGTAAATAGGATACTTTTCACTGATTCTGAGGATGA ATTACTAGCCTTAGGGATAATGGAATATAATACAGATTGGAAAGCAATTCAACAACGTTTTCTTCCCTGCAAGTCTAAGCATCAG ATTTTTGTCAGGCAGAAGAATCGTTGCTCTTCAAAGGCATCAGAGAATCCAATAAAG GCCGTTCGAAGAATGAAAACCTCCCCATTGACTGCAGAGGAGATAGCATGCATTCAAGAG GGACTCaagatttataaatttgattGGATGTCAGTATGGCAATATATTGTTCCACATAGAGATCCGTCCTTGCTTCCACGCCAGTGGCGCATTGCTCTTGGCACTCAAAAGTCATACAAGATAGACGAATCAAAAAGGGAGAAGAGGAGATTGTACGAGTCACAAAGAAGAAAGTTAAAGGCTGCCTCATTAGAAAGTTGGCGAGCTATATCTGATAAAGAG GATTGTGATACTGAAATTGCTGGTTCAGAGTCCATGGATTATTCAGATGTACCATACGTGCACCAGGCATTTCTGGCAGATTGGAGGCCAGACGCATCTGCTCTTGGTTATTCTGAACGCATTCCGACTACATCTGGAGAAGGAAATGTTGCTCACAATGCATTTTCTCAGAATATTCGATTTTATAGGGGTACTCAAGATTATGGTTTAAGTGGAAAAGTTCAATATCAGAATGGTAATCAATCTGCATTTCCGTCTGTATCTTACCTACCTCAATTTTTTCACACTACATCTGATTTGAGAAATGGAATGAATGGTGCTCCTAGCGCCCTTAATCCTAAGAAACCAGTTTTTAATGTGACTTCTAGCACCAAGTACTATTGTCGGCCCTATCGGTCTAGGAGGGCACATAATGCCCACTTGGTGAAATTGGCTCCTGAGTTACCCCCTGTAAATCTTCCTCCTTCTGTTCGTGTGGTTTCTCAAACTGCTTTTAAAGGGTTCCAGTGTGGTACGTCTAAGGTTTATCCTCCTGGAGGTGGTGTAGCTGCTTCTAGAGAAGATCATTTTGCTTCTCAAAATCATCATGGCGAGAAATCTGAAAATGTCCATCCTGTTATAGGTGCAAAGCCTGCATTGAAAGACACTATCAGAAATTCTCAATTAGAAAGATCTGAAACTGTTGAAGGCAGATCTATTGGGGTAGAAAAAGGTACCTGTACCGATCTTGAGATGCATCCTCTCTTGTTCCAGGTCACTGAAGATGGCAATGTGCCTTATTATCCATTGAAATTTAGTTCTGGCACTTCTAGTTCCTTCAGCTTCTTCTCAGGAAGCCAACCACAGTTAAATCTCAGTCTCTTCCATAGCTCACAGCAACAAAGCCACATTGATTGTGCTAACAAGTCGTTAAAGTCTAAAAATTCCATTCTAAGATCTGGAGGCATTGATTTTCATCCACTTCTTCAGAAATCTGATGATGCACAATCACCTAATTTTGATTCCAATCAGCCTGAGTCACTGGGCACTAGTGGTGTGTCGGCAATAGCGAATAGATATTCTGGCCTTATTGACAAATCTAATGAACTTGATTTGGAGATTCACCTTAGTTCTGTGTCTGGAAGGGAGAAATCTGTGAAAAGTAGACAGGCAAAAGCACGTGATCCTGCAGGGTCCCAAAAAACTGTAGTAATTAGTGGAATAGCGAGGGAACCTCTAGAGGACAGCGTTCCTCATTGTCAGCAGGGTGGGGAAAATGTTTCAGCAAGCAGTCGTGGGCTTGCTTCAAGTTATCCTTTGGTTGTTCCTAATGATAACATTGCCAGATATGATGTAAATGATATTGGTGATCAGTCTCATCCCGAGATAGTGATGGAGCAGGAAGAGTTAAGTGATTCTGAGGAAGATATTGAAGAACATGTAGAGTTTGAGTGCGAGGAGATGACTGATTCTGAAGGAGAGGATGGTTCTGGCTGTGAACAAGCTCTTGACGTTCAAAATAAG GAGGTCTCAATTTCTTCTCAAGTCGATGGCGGTCTCCTTACAAATAATACAGCTCTAAATATTACTTTGACAAATGAGGAACAAGATGACCGAAGTAGTTCTTCATGGCTAAGTTTAGACTCGTGCACGGCAGGTAACCCTGTACTTTCAAAGGCCATGCTTGGACACAGTACGAGTATGATTGGGGAAGCTTCTGCTTCAAGAAACTTCTCAATTGGTAAAGTTGTCACAGGGGAGACACACACCATAGACATGGTACAACAGCCAACTGTGGGTCCTCACGTGTCTACCACTCCACGAAAACCCAGGAAGCGTTTTGGCAAACCAAAGGCAAATTTAAATATAGGTCTGACTGTTGAAAGATCAAGCAATGATGGTAATCATGAAAATGGTTGA